A stretch of Camelina sativa cultivar DH55 chromosome 18, Cs, whole genome shotgun sequence DNA encodes these proteins:
- the LOC104763042 gene encoding pentatricopeptide repeat-containing protein At5g46680-like, with amino-acid sequence MVRGLMNFPRISTKLMNICLDSLCKFRNLEKAESLLVDGIRLGVLPNVITYNTLIKGYSRFVGIDEAYAVTRRMREAGIEPDVATYNSLISGAAKQLMLNRVLQLFDEMLHSGLSPDIWCYNTLMSCYFKLGKHGEAFRILNEDIELAGLVPGVDTYNILLDALCKSGHTGNAIELFKHLRTRVKPELMTYNILINGLCKARRVGSLNWMLRELKKSGYTPNAVTYTTMLKMYFKTRRIEKGLQLFMKMKKEGYTFDGYANCAVVSALIKTGRAEEAYECMQELVRSGTRSQDIVSYNTLLNLYFKDGNLDAVEDLLEEIEVKGLKLDDYTHTIIVNGLLNIGHTGGAEKHMACMGEMGTLPSVVTCNCMIDGLCKAGHVDRAMRLFASMEVRDEFTYTSVVHNLCKDGQLVCASKLLLSCYNKGMKIPSSARRAVLSGLRTTVSYQAARKTHFKIKAAIESNALMYP; translated from the coding sequence ATGGTTCGTGGGTTAATGAATTTCCCAAGAATCTCAACCAAGTTAATGAACATATGCCTTGATTCTCTCTGTAAATTCCGAAACTTGGAGAAAGCTGAATCCTTACTCGTAGACGGGATCAGATTAGGTGTTCTCCCCAATGTTATCACTTACAACACTTTAATCAAAGGGTACTCTCGTTTCGTCGGGATCGATGAAGCTTACGCTGTAACTCGTCGTATGAGAGAAGCTGGGATCGAACCTGACGTTGCTACTTACAATTCATTGATCTCCGGAGCTGCTAAACAGTTGATGCTAAATCGTGTACTCCaactgttcgacgaaatgcttCACTCAGGTTTGTCTCCTGATATCTGGTGTTACAACACTTTGATGTCTTGTTACTTCAAATTAGGGAAACATGGTGAAGCGTTTCGGATTCTTAACGAGGATATAGAGTTAGCTGGGTTGGTTCCTGGTGTTGATACTTATAACATTCTTCTTGATGCGCTTTGTAAAAGTGGTCATACGGGTAACGCGATTGAGCTCTTTAAGCATCTGAGGACTCGGGTTAAACCTGAGCTTATGACTTATAACATTCTCATCAATGGTCTTTGTAAAGCGAGAAGGGTTGGTTCCTTGAATTGGATGTTGAGAGAGCTCAAGAAATCGGGTTACACTCCTAATGCGGTAACGTACACAACAATgcttaaaatgtattttaagaCTAGGAGGATTGAGAAAGGGCTTCAGTTGTTtatgaaaatgaagaaagaaggtTATACCTTTGACGGGTATGCGAACTGTGCGGTTGTTAGTGCTTTGATTAAAACAGGAAGAGCAGAGGAGGCTTACGAGTGTATGCAAGAGCTTGTGAGAAGCGGTACACGGAGTCAAGACATTGTTTCATACAACACGTTGTTGAATCTGTATTTTAAAGATGGGAATTTAGATGCGGTGGAGGATCTATTGGAGGAGATTGAGGTTAAAGGATTGAAACTTGATGATTACACGCATACGATTATAGTCAATGGTTTGTTAAACATAGGTCATACAGGAGGAGCTGAGAAGCATATGGCATGTATGGGAGAGATGGGGACGCTGCCTAGTGTCGTCACTTGTAACTGTATGATTGATGGGTTGTGTAAAGCGGGTCATGTAGATCGTGCGATGAGGTTGTTTGCGTCGATGGAAGTTAGAGATGAGTTTACTTACACTTCTGTTGTGCATAATCTATGTAAAGATGGGCAGCTCGTATGTGCTTCGAAGCTGCTATTGTCTTGTTACAATAAAGGAATGAAGATTCCGTCATCGGCTAGACGAGCAGTGTTGTCCGGTTTACGGACGACGGTATCTTACCAGGCAGCAAGGAAGACacattttaaaatcaaagcAGCTATTGAATCCAATGCATTAATGTATCCTTAA
- the LOC104760232 gene encoding transcription factor bHLH71-like has product MTLEALSSNGLLNFLLSETLSPTPFKSLVDLEPLPGNDVIISKNTIMEDISRQESPPPPRQPPATNRGKKRRRRKPRVCKNEEEAENQRMTHIAVERNRRRLMNQHLSVLRSLMPQPFAHKGDQASIVGGAIDFIKELEHKLLSLEAQKLHNAKLNQSVTTSTSQDSNSEPENPHQQSPLSISQFFLHSYDPSQENRNGSTSSVKTALEDLEVTLIETHANIRILSRRRGFRWSTMATSRPPQLSRLVAALQSLSLSVLHLSVTTMDTYAIYSISAKVEESCQLSSVDDIAGAVHHMLSIIEEEPICCSSMSELPFDFSLNHTNATHSL; this is encoded by the exons ATGACTCTAGAAGCTTTATCATCAAATGGTCTCTTAAACTTTTTGCTCTCCGAAACTCTTTCACCAACTCCATTCAAGTCTCTCGTTGACCTCGAGCCGCTGCCGGGAAATGATGTCATCATATCTAAGAACACAATTATGGAGGATATATCTCGTCAAgaatctccaccaccaccgcgaCAACCACCGGCCACAAATCGAGGGAAgaagcggaggaggaggaaaccTAGGGTTTgcaaaaatgaagaagaagctgagaatcAACGAATGACTCACATTGCCGTCGAAAGAAACAGGAGAAGACTAATGAATCAACATCTCTCTGTCTTACGATCTCTCATGCCTCAACCTTTTGCTCACAAG GGTGATCAAGCTTCAATAGTAGGTGGAGCCATAGATTTCATCAAAGAACTCGAACACAAGTTACTATCTCTTGAAGCTCAAAAGCTTCACAATGCTAAACTAAACCAGTCGGTTACTACTTCAACAAGTCAAGACTCAAACAGCGAACCGGAGAATCCACATCAACAGTCTCCGCTATCGATATCACAGTTCTTTCTTCACTCCTACGATCCGAGCCAAGAGAATAGGAACGGCTCAACAAGCTCGGTGAAAACCGCTTTGGAAGATCTCGAGGTAACTCTAATCGAAACACATGCTAACATCAGAATCTTGTCGAGGAGGAGAGGTTTCCGGTGGAGCACGATGGCCACTTCTAGGCCACCGCAGCTTTCGAGGCTGGTGGCTGCTCTACAATCGCTTTCACTCTCGGTTCTTCACCTTAGCGTCACAACAATGGACACTTACGCTATTTACTCCATCAGCGCTAAG GTGGAAGAGAGTTGCCAGCTAAGTTCAGTAGATGACATTGCAGGAGCAGTTCACCACATGCTAAGTATCATTGAAGAGGAGCCTATTTGTTGCTCATCAATGTCAGAACTACcctttgatttctctttgaATCACACAAATGCCACTCATTCTCTTtga
- the LOC104760234 gene encoding RING-H2 finger protein ATL30: MPIAQPINRNTTSQYPPPHYNKPPLVIILTVILLVVFFIGFFALYFCKCFFHTLTEAWNHHYRNGLSENQTQAQQDNNPGPPPANPGLEPHVIQSFPTFPFSSVKDLREDKCGLECAICLLEFEEEHILLRLLSTCYHVFHQECIDRWLESNKTCPVCRRNLDPNAPENIKELIIEVIQENGHENRDQTPSLPNEVMLSRQSSSSNNEGKIETLPDKFSRSKTTGHSIVRNKPEEEDRYTLRLPDHVKIKVTRRYNNNQTESCISFGELMRNKGGRFGEVSGQSLVPESGS, translated from the coding sequence ATGCCGATTGCACAACCGATCAATCGAAACACTACTTCTCAATATCCACCGCCACATTACAACAAACCGCCTCTAGTCATAATCCTAACCGTGATCCTCCTCGTCGTCTTTTTTATAGGTTTCTTCGCTCTCTATTTTTGCAAATGTTTCTTCCACACTCTCACCGAAGCTTGGAATCACCATTACCGCAACGGATTGTCCGAAAATCAAACTCAAGCACAACAAGACAATAATCCTGGTCCACCACCGGCTAACCCTGGTCTAGAGCCACACGTCATCCAATCCTTCCCTACGTTTCCATTCTCATCCGTCAAAGATCTTAGGGAAGACAAATGCGGTCTCGAATGCGCGATTTGTCTTCTTGAATTCGAAGAAGAACACATCCTCCTCCGGCTCTTGTCAACTTGTTACCATGTTTTCCATCAAGAATGCATTGATCGATGGCTTGAATCTAACAAAACATGTCCTGTTTGTCGCCGGAATTTAGATCCGAACGCACCCGAAAACATCAAAGAGTTGATCATCGAAGTCATACAAGAAAACGGACATGAAAACCGCGATCAAACGCCATCTCTTCCAAACGAGGTTATGTTGTCGAGacaaagtagtagtagtaacaaCGAAGGAAAGATCGAGACGTTACCGGATAAGTTCTCGAGATCGAAAACGACTGGTCATTCAATTGTTAGGAATAAACCGGAGGAAGAAGATAGGTATACATTGAGGTTACCGGATCATGTAAAGATTAAGGTTACGAGAAGATATAACAATAATCAAACAGAGAGTTGTATTTCGTTTGGTGAGCTTATGAGAAACAAAGGAGGCCGGTTTGGTGAAGTTTCTGGTCAATCACTTGTACCGGAATCAGGaagttaa